Proteins from a single region of Gossypium arboreum isolate Shixiya-1 chromosome 1, ASM2569848v2, whole genome shotgun sequence:
- the LOC108483302 gene encoding uncharacterized protein LOC108483302 isoform X1, with protein MEESSSTGDQRDKSTEEEVIIREVDTGQPSTCPENELDDRELDGSESKPPLNKSDILKAVEVVERDSQAIADSFSSLFASLRLALSEVTSGSVDHMRCFGDATGRLQESGREWFKAALASSLDAATKGNRYINSCLRLNEEMKGMESLATQLKVLRRNVDALDTAVNKLVRLP; from the exons ATGGAAGAATCATCCTCAACAGGAGATCAGAGAGATAAATCAACTGAAGAGGAAGTTATTATCAGGGAAGTGGACACGGGTCAACCGTCCACGTGTCCCGAGAATGAACTGGATGACCGTGAACTCGACGGTAGCGAATCGAAGCCGCCATTGAACAAAAGCGACATCTTGAAAGCAGTGGAGGTAGTTGAAAGAGACTCTCAGGCTATCGCCGATAGCTTCTCTTCCCTCTTCGCTTCGCTTCGTTTGGCTCTCTCTGAG GTCACTAGCGGCTCAGTTGATCATATGCGTTGCTTTGGAGATGCAACTGGGCGTCTTCAAGAATCTG GGAGAGAATGGTTCAAAGCTGCGTTAGCTTCCT CACTTGATGCGGCTACAAAGGGGAACCGGTATATAAATTCATGTCTCAG GTTAAATGAGGAAATGAAGGGCATGGAAAGTCTAGCTACACAGCT AAAAGTTCTGAGGAGGAATGTAGATGCCCTAGACACAGCCGTCAACAAGCTCGTACGACTTCCATGA
- the LOC108483302 gene encoding uncharacterized protein LOC108483302 isoform X2 produces MEESSSTGDQRDKSTEEEVIIREVDTGQPSTCPENELDDRELDGSESKPPLNKSDILKAVEVVERDSQAIADSFSSLFASLRLALSEVTSGSVDHMRCFGDATGRLQESALDAATKGNRYINSCLRLNEEMKGMESLATQLKVLRRNVDALDTAVNKLVRLP; encoded by the exons ATGGAAGAATCATCCTCAACAGGAGATCAGAGAGATAAATCAACTGAAGAGGAAGTTATTATCAGGGAAGTGGACACGGGTCAACCGTCCACGTGTCCCGAGAATGAACTGGATGACCGTGAACTCGACGGTAGCGAATCGAAGCCGCCATTGAACAAAAGCGACATCTTGAAAGCAGTGGAGGTAGTTGAAAGAGACTCTCAGGCTATCGCCGATAGCTTCTCTTCCCTCTTCGCTTCGCTTCGTTTGGCTCTCTCTGAG GTCACTAGCGGCTCAGTTGATCATATGCGTTGCTTTGGAGATGCAACTGGGCGTCTTCAAGAATCTG CACTTGATGCGGCTACAAAGGGGAACCGGTATATAAATTCATGTCTCAG GTTAAATGAGGAAATGAAGGGCATGGAAAGTCTAGCTACACAGCT AAAAGTTCTGAGGAGGAATGTAGATGCCCTAGACACAGCCGTCAACAAGCTCGTACGACTTCCATGA
- the LOC108483301 gene encoding uncharacterized protein LOC108483301, protein MDPQAVKSDLVLILDFGSQYTHLITRRIRALSVFSLCISGTCPLSSITSLNPKVVILSGGPHSVHSNDSPSFADGFVDWAQSNGVFVLGICYGLQLLVQRLGGEVRVGEKQEYGRMDIAVEKNCGIFGGKKVGDKQVVWMSHGDEAARLPDGFEVVARSQQGAVAAVEDRDRKFYGLQYHPEVTHSPEGMETLRYFLFDVCGVNAGWKMEDVMDEEIEVINNTVAPDDHVICALSGGVDSTVAATLVHKAIGDRLHCVFVDNGLLRYKERERVMETFERDLHLPVTCVDASEQFLSKLKGVVDPEMKRKIIGKEFICIFDAFAHELEQKLGKKPAFLVQGTLYPDVIESCPPPGSGRTHSHTIKSHHNVGGLPKDMKLKLIEPLKLLFKDEVRQLGRILKVPEPFLKRHPFPGPGLAVRVLGDVTEGNALDIVRQVDEIFIQSIKDAGIYDSIWQAFAVFLPVKSVGVQGDQRTHSYVVTLRAVTSQDGMTADWYCFENSFLKEVSQKICNNVRGVNRVTLDITSKPPSTIEWE, encoded by the exons ATGGACCCACAAGCCGTGAAATCCGACTTAGTCCTTATCCTCGACTTCGGCTCTCAATACACCCATCTCATCACTCGCCGTATTCGTGCTCTGTCGGTCTTCTCGCTTTGTATCTCCGGTACTTGCCCTCTTTCTTCCATCACTTCGCTCAATCCCAAAGTTGTTATCCTTTCCGGTGGACCTCACTCTGTCCATTCCAATGATTCACCTTCGTTTGCTGATGGGTTCGTTGATTGGGCTCAGTCCAATGGGGTTTTTGTCCTGGGTATCTGCTATGGACTTCAGTTACTTGTTCAGAGACTTGGTGGGGAAGTTAGGGTTGGGGAGAAGCAGGAGTATGGCAGGATGGATATTGCGGTTGAGAAAAATTGTGGTATTTTTGGTGGGAAGAAGGTTGGGGATAAGCAGGTTGTTTGGATGAGTCACGGTGATGAGGCTGCTAGGTTGCCCGATGGGTTTGAAGTGGTGGCTAGGAGTCAACAGGGCGCCGTCGCCGCTGTTGAGGACAGAGACCGAAAGTTTTATGGGTTGCAGTATCATCCTGAG GTTACACATTCGCCGGAAGGGATGGAAACGCTGAGATATTTCTTGTTTGATGTTTGCGGTGTGAATGCTGGTTGGAAAATGGAAGATGTTAtggatgaagaaattgaagtgaTCAACAACACGGTGGCTCCTGATGATCATGTTATTTGCGCTCTGTCCGGTGGTGTTGATTCCACAGTTGCTGCAACCCTTGTTCACAAAGCAATTGGGGACCGACTTCACTGTGTTTTTGTTGACAATGGTTTGTTAAG GTATAAAGAGAGAGAACGTGTGATGGAAACCTTTGAAAGGGATCTGCATTTACCGGTTACTTGCGTTGACGCAAGTGAGCAGTTTCTTAGTAAACTTAAAGGAGTTGTAGACCCTGAGATGAAAAGAAAGATAATAGGCAAAGAATTTATCTGCATCTTTGATGCTTTTGCTCATGAATTGGAGCAAAAATTAGGAAAGAAGCCGGCTTTTCTGGTTCAAGGAACCTTGTATCCAGACGTGATTGAATCATGTCCTCCACCAGGAAGTGGAAGAACCCATTCACACACAATCAAAAGTCATCATAATGTTGGAGGACTTCCCAAAGACATGAAGTTAAAGCTTATTGAGCCACTTAAACTTCTCTTCAAGGATGAG GTTCGCCAACTCGGGAGGATATTGAAGGTTCCTGAACCATTTTTGAAGCGTCATCCATTTCCTGGGCCTGGCCTTGCAGTTCGAGTCTTGGGTGATGTAACTGAAGGCAATGCCTTGGACATTGTGCGCCAG GTTGATGAAATTTTCATTCAATCCATCAAAGATGCTGGTATTTATGATTCAATTTGGCAAGCTTTTGCTGTATTTTTGCCTGTAAAATCTGTTGGAGTTCAAGGTGATCAAAGGACACATTCATATGTTGTTACTCTCCGAGCTGTTACAAGTCAAGATGGAATGACAGCAGATTG GTACTGTTTTGAAAACAGTTTCCTTAAAGAAGTTTCTCAAAAGATTTGTAACAATGTTCGAGGCGTGAATCGTGTTACTCTGGACATTACATCAAAGCCCCCATCGACAATCGAATGGGAGTGA
- the LOC108483679 gene encoding UDP-N-acetylmuramoyl-L-alanyl-D-glutamate--2,6-diaminopimelate ligase MurE homolog, chloroplastic-like, translating to MAFSFTLLSPPTLLSPHYNQFSLKTRHPHHHRRHLLGEPFRRLPAIGVEKFQQIHCQAARDSKVQEEDFRKNESDLEESNGKINEDRFVEPKFKMSLAELLEDSKVVPLSVYGDLGVQITGIQHDSTVISAGDLFVCCVGSRTDGHLYINEVGKRSAVAVIASKEINIGDTLRCKALVIVEDTDLVLPLLAASFYRYPSKNMAVIGITGTNGKTTTSYLIKGMYEAMGLRIGLLGTVAYYVYGDNKLESSYTTPDAVLVQNLMAKMLHNGSKAVVMEVSSQGLAVGRCNMVDFNVAVFTNLTRDHLDFHVTEEEYRKAKAKLFQMMVDPERHRKVVNIDDPNAHFFIAQGNPDVPLVTFAMDNKNADVHPLEFELSLFETQVLVNTPRGVLKISSGLLGRHNIYNILAAVAVGIAVGADSLEDIGRGIEKVDAVPGRCEVIDEGQAFGVIVDYAHTPDAVYRLLDFVRELAPKRIITVLGCGGDRDQWKRPTMAKISTDKSEVTILTSDNPRSEDPLDILDDMLAGVGRTMQDYLKYEENDYYPPLPNGHQLFVHSTRRVAIRSAVAMGKEGDMIVVAGKGHETYLIQGDKKEFFDDREECRDALKYVNVLSQAG from the exons ATGGCTTTCAGTTTCACCCTTCTCTCACCCCCCACCCTTCTTTCTCCTCACTACAACCAATTCTCTCTAAAAACGCGCCACCCCCACCACCACCGCCGCCATCTTCTTGGTGAACCTTTTCGCCGGCTTCCGGCGATCGGCGTGGAAAAATTCCAGCAAATCCACTGCCAAGCCGCCCGTGATAGCAAAGTCCAAGAAGAAGATTTTAGAAAGAACGAGTCAGATTTAGAAGAGAGTAATGGTAAGATTAATGAAGATAGATTTGTGGAACCCAAGTTTAAAATGAGTTTAGCTGAGCTTTTAGAGGATAGTAAAGTAGTGCCGCTTTCGGTTTATGGTGATTTAGGGGTTCAAATAACAGGGATACAGCATGATTCTACGGTGATTAGTGCCGGGGATTTGTTTGTTTGTTGTGTTGGGTCGAGAACTGATGGGCATTTGTATATAAATGAAGTTGGTAAGAGAAGTGCTGTTGCTGTTATAGCAAGTAAAGAGATTAACATTGGAGATACCTTGAGATGCAAGGCATTGGTCATTGTTGAAGATACTGATTTGGTTTTGCCTTTGCTAGCTGCTTCTTTTTACAGGTACCCATCGAAGAATATGGCTGTTATTGGGATCACTGGGACCAATGGTAAAACAACGACGTCTTATTTGATAAAAGGCATGTATGAAGCTATGGGTCTTCGAATTGGGTTGCTAGGCACGGTTGCTTATTATGTATATGGGGACAATAAGTTGGAATCATCATATACGACCCCAGATGCTGTTTTAGTTCAGAATTTGATGGCTAAGATGTTGCATAATGGGTCAAAAGCGGTTGTTATGGAGGTTTCTTCTCAAGGGCTAGCTGTAGGGAGGTGTAATATGGTTGATTTCAATGTAGCTGTGTTTACTAATTTGACTAGGGATCATTTAGATTTTCATGTGACTGAGGAAGAGTATAGGAAAGCTAAAGCAAAATTGTTCCAAATGATGGTGGATCCTGAGAGGCATAGGAAAGTTGTTAACATTGATGATCCAAATGCACATTTTTTTATTGCCCAAGGCAACCCTGACGTTCCTTTGGTGACCTTTGCAATGGATAACAAGAATGCTGATGTTCATCCCTTGGAATTCGAGTTGTCCTTGTTTGAGACTCAGGTCTTGGTTAATACACCACGTGGGGTATTGAAGATTTCATCAGGTTTGCTTGGAaggcataatatatataatattcttGCAGCTGTGGCTGTTGGGATTGCAGTAGGGGCAGATTCGTTGGAGGACATTGGTAGAGGGATCGAAAAGGTTGATGCTGTTCCTGGCAGGTGTGAAGTAATAGATGAAGGGCAGGCATTTGGGGTAATTGTGGACTATGCTCACACTCCTGATGCTGTTTATAGACTGCTTGATTTTGTAAGGGAGCTTGCACCAAAGAGGATTATTACTG TTCTTGGTTGTGGAGGGGATAGGGACCAGTGGAAAAGACCAACAATGGCCAAAATATCAACAGATAAAAGTGAAGTGACGATTCTTACATCCGATAATCCGAGGAGTGAAGATCCAT TGGACATCTTGGATGACATGTTAGCCGGTGTAGGACGGACCATGCAGGATTATTTGAAATATGAAGAAAATGATTACTATCCACCTCTGCCAAATGGTCATCAGCTTTTTGTGCATAGTACAAGGCGAGTGGCTATACGTAGTGCTGTCGCAATGGGCAAAGAAGGCGATATGATT GTGGTTGCTGGTAAAGGCCATGAAACATATCTAATTCAAGGTGACAAAAAAGAGTTTTTTGATGATCGTGAGGAGTGCCGAGATGCGTTGAAATATGTTAATGTACTTAGCCAAGCTGGATAA